A single Methanospirillum lacunae DNA region contains:
- a CDS encoding MASE3 domain-containing protein, which translates to MQKILPLPIHLANLIEILFIFIMLGALYLISTINYLLFHTIVEGAGLAVVLSIFIIVWNTRRQISGAFFLIIGISFIFFGSFDLLHTIAYKGMNIIPGNGADIPTQLWIAARYFQSITFLVATLFIGRSITRDRKYDASIIIAVCAIASAFLYASIFSWHTFPSCYIDGIGLTPFKIVSEFIISFILILTIIILFLRREHFDPVVLKLLILAQTFLILGELAFTSYVSVYGFMNLLGHFFRFISVYLFCRVFIVISLTRPYNLIFHELKEKENALQESIEEFRAVFDQTYHLMGVLDSQGILREMNAIAVKYLLDENLDPGSVLGKPFWNTPWWVHDPVQQDQLKCAIRRVASGEVVRFEATHPSGKDFINIDFSLKPVRDRNDTVFLLIAEGWDITERKQAEKSLKELDFVIRHSPAIVFVWKAEEGWPVQYVSENIGQLGYTVENFLSGNIVFSNIIHPDDIGRVFAEVTRYSSEEGREEFNQEYRIIKSDQTICWIDDRTWIRRDNAGQITHYQGIIFDITERKQADEAVQVAVQLNQLIDTMSASESMSYTLDEAERLTNSTIGFFHLINPDEQTIQLVTWSTKTRKHCFIPKEPIRHYPVEKAGVWVDCLRERKPIIHNDYANMPHKKGLPEGHAPVLRELVVPILDADKIVAIMGVGNKATDYHEKDIAVLTLLAKNAWILIQRKHVEEALKESEERFRTMSESSLTGVYIFMDGLVKYANPTFAKILGYTPEELIGMDPLDSVHPDDRDMVRGRMMARVDHKETISVYECRLITKDQRTILVSIMGTLIPYQGQQALSGNLMDITERKSAEEALRESEIRFRELFNSMSSGVVVYRAVDDGANFVIVDANPAAEAIEKISKQDMIGKNVSEVFPGIFEFGIMEVFHRVWHTGIPEHHPLSFYQDNRVSSWRENYIYMLPSGEVVAIYDDVTARKRAEDALIESEQKFRDIFNNTSDAIHIHEIKEDGTLGRFTEINDVTSRILGYTRDELLAMAPSDITTDYHSPPLEKINETQQTTGTARFETEYRRKDGSIVPVEVNTHVVTIQGTKVMLGVVRDITERKFAEKALQQANKKLNLLSSITRHDINNQIQVLLFLLEFAKDAINDSTKQLEVIEKEKGIVDNIYNQISFTKDYEDLGVVAPNWQKVAPIIKNCSILLHHETVQIFFEESHLEIFADPLLQKVFYNLFDNAMRYGGEKMTSIRVSSHEENDSLIIVVEDDGEGVSIEDKEKLFSKGFGKHTGLGLFLSREILSITGITIIENGVPGVGARFDILVPHGEYRYCSNDG; encoded by the coding sequence ATGCAGAAGATTCTCCCACTCCCTATTCACCTGGCAAATCTTATTGAGATTTTATTCATCTTTATCATGCTTGGTGCCCTTTATCTCATCAGCACCATTAATTATCTTCTCTTCCACACAATCGTAGAAGGTGCGGGTCTCGCCGTTGTTTTATCAATCTTTATCATCGTCTGGAATACCAGAAGACAGATATCAGGGGCTTTTTTCTTAATTATTGGTATATCATTCATTTTCTTCGGTAGTTTCGATCTCCTCCATACAATAGCATACAAAGGGATGAATATCATCCCAGGGAATGGTGCTGATATACCCACACAACTCTGGATCGCAGCACGTTACTTTCAGAGTATCACCTTCCTTGTCGCAACTCTGTTTATCGGGAGATCTATTACTAGGGATCGAAAATATGATGCTAGTATAATTATTGCGGTATGTGCCATTGCATCTGCCTTCCTCTATGCCAGTATTTTTTCCTGGCATACATTTCCATCCTGTTACATTGATGGTATTGGGCTGACACCGTTCAAAATTGTAAGCGAGTTCATCATCTCGTTTATCCTTATTCTTACGATTATTATTCTGTTCCTGAGACGGGAGCACTTCGATCCAGTCGTCTTGAAACTTCTCATTTTAGCGCAGACATTTCTCATTCTCGGAGAACTGGCTTTCACCTCTTATGTGAGTGTGTACGGGTTCATGAACCTGCTTGGTCACTTCTTTCGATTCATCTCTGTCTATCTGTTTTGCCGGGTATTTATTGTCATCAGCCTGACCCGGCCATATAACCTGATATTTCATGAATTGAAAGAAAAAGAGAATGCCTTGCAGGAGAGTATAGAAGAATTCAGGGCCGTTTTTGACCAGACGTATCATCTGATGGGAGTACTTGATTCTCAGGGAATCCTCAGGGAAATGAACGCGATAGCGGTAAAATACCTCCTTGATGAAAACCTCGACCCGGGATCTGTTCTGGGGAAACCTTTCTGGAACACCCCATGGTGGGTCCACGATCCTGTTCAACAGGATCAATTAAAATGTGCAATCAGACGTGTAGCATCTGGGGAAGTAGTGCGTTTCGAAGCGACCCATCCCTCAGGTAAGGATTTTATAAATATTGATTTCTCGTTAAAACCAGTGAGAGATAGGAATGACACCGTATTTCTTCTCATCGCAGAAGGTTGGGATATTACTGAACGTAAACAGGCTGAGAAATCGTTAAAGGAACTTGACTTTGTCATCAGGCACAGTCCTGCCATTGTCTTTGTCTGGAAAGCAGAAGAGGGATGGCCGGTGCAATATGTATCTGAAAACATCGGTCAGCTTGGGTATACTGTAGAAAATTTCCTTTCTGGCAATATTGTTTTTTCAAATATTATTCACCCTGATGACATTGGCCGCGTTTTTGCTGAAGTAACTCGATATAGTTCAGAAGAGGGACGGGAAGAATTCAACCAGGAATATCGTATCATAAAATCTGACCAGACAATATGTTGGATTGATGATAGAACCTGGATAAGGCGAGATAATGCCGGTCAGATCACACACTACCAGGGGATTATTTTTGACATCACTGAACGAAAGCAGGCTGATGAGGCTGTTCAGGTTGCAGTACAATTAAACCAGTTGATTGATACCATGTCTGCAAGCGAGAGCATGAGTTACACGCTCGATGAAGCAGAACGGCTTACAAACAGTACAATCGGGTTCTTTCATCTAATAAATCCTGATGAACAAACGATCCAGTTGGTTACATGGTCGACAAAAACCCGTAAACATTGTTTTATTCCCAAGGAACCCATTCGGCACTATCCAGTGGAGAAAGCAGGTGTCTGGGTAGACTGTCTCCGTGAACGAAAACCTATCATTCACAATGATTACGCAAACATGCCACATAAAAAAGGGCTGCCTGAAGGTCATGCTCCAGTCCTTCGTGAACTCGTCGTCCCCATACTCGACGCAGACAAGATTGTTGCAATAATGGGTGTGGGAAATAAAGCAACGGATTATCATGAGAAAGATATCGCCGTGCTCACCCTGCTTGCTAAAAACGCGTGGATCCTTATCCAGCGTAAGCATGTGGAAGAAGCTCTCAAAGAAAGCGAAGAGCGGTTTCGAACAATGAGTGAGAGCTCATTGACCGGGGTATATATTTTCATGGATGGTCTCGTGAAATATGCGAATCCTACCTTTGCAAAGATTCTGGGGTATACTCCTGAAGAACTGATCGGAATGGATCCCCTGGATTCCGTCCACCCTGATGATCGTGATATGGTTCGGGGTAGGATGATGGCCCGAGTTGACCATAAGGAAACGATCAGTGTCTATGAATGCCGTCTGATCACCAAAGACCAAAGGACTATCCTCGTCAGTATCATGGGGACATTGATACCGTACCAGGGTCAACAGGCTCTTTCTGGAAACCTGATGGATATCACAGAACGTAAATCAGCCGAGGAAGCCCTGCGGGAGAGTGAAATCAGGTTTAGGGAACTTTTCAACTCCATGAGCAGTGGTGTTGTGGTCTACCGGGCAGTGGATGACGGTGCAAATTTTGTAATTGTTGACGCAAATCCCGCTGCTGAAGCAATTGAAAAAATTTCAAAGCAGGATATGATAGGGAAAAATGTCAGCGAGGTATTTCCTGGTATCTTTGAGTTTGGAATTATGGAAGTGTTCCACAGAGTCTGGCACACAGGAATACCCGAACACCATCCCCTCTCCTTTTATCAGGATAATCGTGTTTCCAGTTGGCGGGAGAATTATATTTACATGCTTCCTTCAGGGGAAGTCGTTGCCATATATGATGATGTAACCGCCCGCAAGCGGGCAGAAGATGCACTTATTGAGAGCGAGCAGAAGTTCCGTGATATCTTCAACAATACTTCAGATGCGATACATATTCATGAAATCAAGGAAGATGGGACACTAGGACGATTCACTGAGATTAACGACGTCACCTCAAGGATATTAGGATATACCAGGGATGAATTGCTCGCAATGGCACCGTCTGATATCACAACAGATTACCATTCTCCACCCCTTGAAAAAATCAATGAAACACAACAAACCACCGGAACTGCAAGGTTTGAGACTGAATACCGGAGAAAAGATGGTTCAATCGTACCGGTTGAAGTCAACACCCATGTTGTTACCATTCAGGGAACCAAAGTCATGCTCGGAGTTGTCCGGGACATCACAGAGCGGAAATTTGCAGAAAAGGCCTTACAACAGGCTAATAAAAAACTAAATCTGCTCTCCAGTATCACCAGACATGACATCAATAACCAGATTCAGGTCCTGCTATTTCTTTTGGAGTTCGCTAAAGATGCTATTAATGATTCAACCAAACAATTGGAAGTAATTGAGAAAGAGAAAGGTATCGTTGATAATATCTATAATCAGATCAGTTTTACAAAAGATTATGAAGATTTAGGTGTAGTGGCTCCAAACTGGCAAAAGGTCGCTCCTATCATAAAAAATTGTTCCATACTGCTTCACCATGAAACTGTTCAGATATTTTTCGAAGAATCACATCTGGAGATATTCGCAGATCCACTGCTCCAGAAGGTGTTTTATAATCTTTTTGATAATGCAATGCGATACGGAGGTGAAAAAATGACATCAATCCGTGTTTCAAGCCATGAAGAGAATGATTCCCTGATCATTGTGGTAGAAGATGATGGGGAGGGGGTCAGTATAGAGGATAAGGAAAAATTATTCTCAAAAGGATTTGGAAAACATACTGGTCTCGGTCTTTTTCTCTCCCGCGAAATTCTCTCTATTACCGGAATTACTATCATTGAAAATGGGGTGCCAGGAGTAGGAGCACGGTTTGATATCCTTGTACCTCATGGAGAATACCGCTATTGTAGCAACGATGGATGA
- a CDS encoding PhzF family phenazine biosynthesis protein, whose translation MNDDRSQYLSLIGSNGCTESVTMKIPYYIVDVFAKKRFTGNQLAVVLAPSQVTSEQMQEIAREMHFSETTFVGPAAALDNTYPVRIFTPEHEVPFAGHPVLGTAFVIREMIMKHPENEIILDLQVGLVPVSYCLEIGKPSVFWMRQPEPTFGKTFEPAEVAQALSLPESTLDTRFPIQEVSIGLPFILIPVKSREAVKAARINMDIYENLISRSEAKALYFFCNEPYDPENTLNARMFGPYYGLAEDPATGSAGGCLMAYLHRYRYISELPPVVMIEQGHEINRPSLIYGKVEENEGKITVEIGGSVFLVAKGELVV comes from the coding sequence GTGAATGACGATCGATCTCAATACCTATCTCTCATCGGGTCAAACGGGTGTACAGAGTCTGTCACCATGAAGATCCCATATTATATTGTCGATGTCTTTGCAAAGAAACGGTTTACCGGCAATCAACTGGCTGTCGTTCTTGCTCCTTCTCAGGTAACATCAGAACAAATGCAGGAGATAGCCAGGGAGATGCATTTTTCAGAGACTACATTCGTTGGTCCTGCAGCTGCATTGGATAACACCTATCCGGTACGGATCTTCACCCCTGAGCATGAGGTCCCGTTTGCCGGACACCCGGTTCTGGGAACCGCGTTTGTTATCAGGGAGATGATCATGAAACACCCGGAGAACGAGATTATCCTTGATCTACAGGTTGGACTGGTTCCGGTCTCCTACTGCCTGGAGATTGGAAAACCTTCTGTTTTCTGGATGAGACAGCCAGAGCCGACCTTTGGAAAAACATTTGAACCTGCTGAGGTGGCACAGGCCCTTTCACTGCCTGAATCAACACTAGATACCAGGTTTCCAATTCAGGAGGTCTCCATCGGACTGCCGTTTATCTTAATTCCGGTGAAGTCACGAGAAGCAGTGAAAGCTGCACGGATCAATATGGATATTTATGAGAACCTTATCTCCAGGTCAGAAGCAAAAGCACTGTATTTCTTCTGCAATGAGCCATACGATCCCGAAAATACTCTGAATGCACGGATGTTCGGACCATATTACGGGCTTGCCGAAGATCCGGCAACCGGCAGTGCAGGAGGATGCCTGATGGCGTATCTGCATAGATACCGGTATATTTCTGAACTCCCCCCGGTTGTTATGATTGAACAGGGCCATGAGATCAACCGTCCATCCCTGATTTATGGAAAAGTGGAAGAGAATGAGGGAAAGATCACCGTTGAGATCGGAGGTTCGGTCTTCCTGGTTGCAAAAGGAGAACTGGTGGTGTAA
- a CDS encoding GyrI-like domain-containing protein, which produces MAKIVKTEVCQLPEVFIVGKKITVKMPNSPEINPIPNLWETCFSDNTFDHLMDYRDALFDDAYVGWMSDFSFENGTFTYICGMLMNSDISVMDDRFVSRNIEPTTVAIGWVQGSTVPEISFAAHSLVEKAVDEIGYSCEHATWCMEVYNCPRFTQPDENGEIILDYYIPCIKRS; this is translated from the coding sequence ATGGCAAAAATTGTAAAAACTGAGGTCTGTCAACTTCCGGAAGTATTTATTGTTGGCAAAAAGATTACCGTTAAAATGCCAAATAGCCCAGAAATAAACCCTATACCTAACCTCTGGGAGACATGTTTTTCTGATAATACATTTGATCATCTCATGGATTACAGAGATGCCCTGTTCGACGATGCCTATGTGGGATGGATGTCAGATTTTTCTTTCGAAAACGGGACATTTACCTATATATGCGGGATGCTGATGAATTCAGACATATCAGTCATGGATGACAGGTTTGTATCAAGGAATATTGAACCAACAACTGTTGCTATCGGGTGGGTACAGGGATCTACAGTTCCAGAGATCAGTTTTGCTGCACACAGTCTTGTAGAAAAGGCAGTTGATGAGATTGGATACTCCTGTGAACATGCCACATGGTGTATGGAAGTATATAATTGCCCAAGATTTACACAACCGGACGAAAACGGGGAGATCATTCTTGATTACTACATCCCGTGTATAAAAAGATCCTGA
- a CDS encoding haloalkane dehalogenase: protein MMRDSENNFPDGQFKSRYISVGGAMIHYIESGTHDPPILLLHGIPTHSYIWRKVIPHLSPHARTIAVDMIGFGRSDKPLDITYDLPTYTRFLEEFIAALDLDNLTIVGMDLGLIVGLNYAMNHKEKIRSLVIFEGFFQPMNIAYKNLPLFNRFSLWLMKNQRISRHMILDDGLHMVEQMMNTATLRKLTQDEISIYQEPFRDGEVRRKVWFEGVGPRAIKQTSDHPGDLVDLINRYSEKLSKSKIPKLLIYGEPGMVVSKKTAESARTSIPNLVTRFIGKGKHFLPEDEPDALGKAIAEFYLGLPDT, encoded by the coding sequence ATGATGAGGGATTCAGAAAATAATTTCCCGGATGGTCAGTTTAAATCCAGGTATATTTCTGTAGGTGGAGCAATGATTCACTATATAGAATCTGGAACACATGATCCACCCATCCTTCTGTTACATGGAATTCCAACACACTCGTATATCTGGAGAAAAGTCATTCCTCATCTTTCTCCTCATGCCAGAACTATTGCTGTTGATATGATTGGTTTTGGTAGATCAGACAAACCCCTGGACATCACCTATGACCTTCCTACATATACCCGGTTTCTTGAGGAGTTCATCGCAGCATTGGACCTTGATAATCTCACCATCGTAGGGATGGATCTGGGTCTGATAGTTGGTTTGAACTATGCCATGAATCATAAAGAAAAGATACGGAGTCTGGTAATCTTCGAAGGTTTTTTCCAGCCGATGAATATTGCATACAAAAACCTGCCACTGTTCAACCGGTTTTCGTTATGGCTTATGAAAAACCAGAGAATATCAAGACATATGATCCTTGATGATGGCTTGCATATGGTTGAACAGATGATGAATACCGCAACCTTGAGAAAACTCACACAAGACGAGATATCAATCTATCAGGAACCATTCAGGGATGGAGAAGTCAGGAGAAAGGTTTGGTTTGAAGGAGTCGGGCCTAGAGCAATTAAACAAACCAGCGATCATCCGGGTGATCTTGTCGATCTCATAAACCGGTATTCTGAAAAACTGTCAAAAAGTAAAATCCCAAAGTTACTCATCTATGGAGAGCCTGGGATGGTTGTATCAAAGAAGACAGCCGAATCAGCCAGAACATCTATTCCAAACCTCGTGACGCGGTTCATTGGCAAGGGCAAGCATTTTTTACCTGAAGATGAGCCAGATGCTCTCGGAAAGGCGATCGCTGAGTTTTACCTCGGTCTTCCTGATACATAA
- a CDS encoding GyrI-like domain-containing protein, with protein MMTSHRIITDPMYIIGIETRTSNQEVLITLPRMWQRLFQENLIAQVPNKISSDIYAIYTTYEGDHTKPYTYILGYQVRDLTEIPPGLTGITIAPASYEVFTARGRLPDAVAQTWEEIWTPEVDARRAYHTDFEIYGEKAANQEDGEVEICIGIA; from the coding sequence ATGATGACCAGTCACCGAATTATTACCGACCCCATGTATATCATCGGCATAGAGACCCGGACATCAAATCAGGAAGTACTGATCACACTACCCCGGATGTGGCAACGCCTGTTTCAGGAGAACCTGATTGCACAGGTACCGAACAAAATCAGTTCGGACATCTATGCGATCTACACCACATACGAGGGAGATCATACAAAGCCATACACCTATATCCTGGGATACCAGGTACGTGACCTCACAGAAATTCCTCCGGGACTGACAGGAATTACCATCGCTCCGGCCTCATACGAGGTATTTACCGCGAGAGGAAGATTACCTGATGCAGTGGCCCAGACATGGGAGGAGATCTGGACACCTGAAGTTGATGCAAGACGGGCATATCATACTGATTTTGAGATATACGGCGAGAAGGCAGCCAACCAGGAAGACGGGGAGGTTGAGATCTGTATCGGCATTGCCTGA
- a CDS encoding HepT-like ribonuclease domain-containing protein, which translates to MPGHNTQNLIFDSIEAGERIFSFISGKAFDQYTSDVLLQSAVERQFKIIGEILNQEVKIDPELGSQISNSSQIISFRNFPIHRHQLGNINYSYGNSPSWYKDRLTGFIH; encoded by the coding sequence ATGCCCGGGCATAACACCCAGAATTTGATCTTTGATAGTATTGAAGCAGGTGAGAGGATCTTTTCGTTTATATCAGGAAAAGCGTTTGATCAGTATACAAGTGATGTCCTGTTACAATCCGCTGTTGAACGGCAATTTAAAATAATCGGTGAGATACTCAACCAGGAAGTCAAAATAGATCCAGAACTTGGCTCCCAGATTAGTAATTCGTCTCAAATCATCTCATTTAGGAATTTTCCTATTCATCGACACCAGTTGGGTAATATCAATTATTCTTATGGTAATTCACCTTCCTGGTATAAAGATAGGTTAACAGGGTTCATTCATTGA
- a CDS encoding transporter substrate-binding domain-containing protein, which yields MNRKSLTTILLLAIATLILCTGISCATYIPQQQGINKTLTVVIDNNYPPYSFLGPKEILQGISIDEWKLWEEKTGIKVNITGLNWADAQTRMLNGEFDVIDTLFFSNERAKYYDFSSPYAEIDVPIFYNRNISGLSGLSTARGYVIGVKSGDNVISVFQEAGIDQIEEYPNYEDIIKAAADGKLMVFCVDKPPSVYFLYKYGLIDKYKQTDPIYTGEFHRAVKKGNTVLLHTIDDGFSKISQAEIKEIEKKWYGTTSISQENISQFFTFLGIAILLIMALMGWNYLLQRKVSQKTSELQNEVEISNNRANALAENEKFLTTLIDNIPDLVFVKDVKNGTYFRINKAFEKVLGFSQSELYGHNDRDYFKKEEADFFSGKDKEVIQSGLIHVIPEEIVHTKDGTELFLSTKKIPIFDEENNPVFLLGISEDITDRKCTDDALKLARNKLDFLNSIIFSEIQNKLFSLYGCIELMTDFIKVPDNNSMIRTQERLVTDIKYLLTNSKDYQNLGQKPPLWQNVMQSLLFGISHTSLTSFERDTHLDNLEIFADPLLEKVFFTLGDNILRHSKKATRFSCRYTKNDKGVEIIFEDNGIGISDEIRPYLFNYMGKDRYQLGLFLVREILAITNITIRETGTYGEGAQFTIFVPSGNYRFNTSTDTK from the coding sequence ATGAACAGAAAAAGCCTCACGACCATCCTGCTTCTGGCAATAGCGACGCTCATTTTATGTACAGGTATCAGCTGTGCGACCTATATCCCACAACAGCAAGGTATCAATAAAACCCTGACAGTCGTAATTGACAATAATTATCCTCCCTACTCTTTTCTGGGCCCAAAGGAAATACTCCAGGGAATATCAATAGACGAATGGAAATTATGGGAAGAAAAAACCGGGATCAAGGTTAATATTACCGGATTAAACTGGGCAGATGCTCAAACCAGGATGCTGAATGGTGAGTTTGATGTAATCGACACATTATTTTTTAGCAACGAAAGAGCGAAATATTACGATTTTTCGTCCCCGTATGCCGAGATCGATGTGCCTATCTTTTATAATAGAAATATTTCTGGTCTTTCCGGACTTTCTACTGCAAGGGGATACGTTATCGGAGTGAAATCAGGGGATAATGTCATTTCAGTATTCCAAGAGGCAGGAATTGATCAAATTGAGGAGTATCCAAATTATGAAGACATCATAAAAGCAGCTGCTGATGGTAAACTCATGGTTTTTTGCGTCGACAAGCCTCCTTCAGTATATTTCTTATATAAATATGGCCTGATTGATAAATACAAACAGACAGACCCGATTTATACAGGTGAATTTCATCGGGCGGTGAAAAAGGGAAATACTGTATTATTACACACGATAGATGATGGGTTTAGCAAAATATCTCAAGCCGAAATTAAGGAGATTGAAAAGAAATGGTATGGAACTACATCTATCTCGCAAGAAAACATCTCTCAATTTTTTACATTTTTAGGCATCGCAATCCTTCTTATAATGGCACTGATGGGATGGAATTATCTTCTTCAGCGTAAGGTATCCCAGAAGACCAGCGAACTCCAAAATGAAGTTGAAATCAGTAATAATAGGGCTAACGCTCTTGCAGAAAATGAAAAATTTCTAACAACACTCATCGATAATATACCGGATCTGGTATTTGTCAAAGATGTAAAAAACGGTACATATTTTCGAATAAATAAAGCCTTTGAAAAGGTCCTGGGGTTTTCTCAATCTGAGTTATATGGTCATAATGATAGAGATTATTTCAAGAAAGAGGAGGCTGATTTTTTTTCCGGAAAAGATAAGGAAGTAATTCAATCAGGGTTAATTCATGTGATACCTGAAGAAATAGTTCATACAAAAGATGGAACTGAACTTTTTCTTTCAACCAAGAAGATACCTATCTTTGATGAAGAGAATAATCCTGTATTTCTTCTTGGAATTTCGGAAGACATCACAGATCGGAAATGTACTGATGATGCTTTAAAACTTGCAAGAAATAAATTAGATTTCTTAAATTCTATCATTTTTTCAGAAATTCAAAATAAACTCTTTTCACTATATGGTTGTATCGAATTAATGACGGATTTTATCAAGGTTCCTGATAATAACTCCATGATTCGGACACAGGAGCGATTAGTGACTGATATAAAATATCTCCTGACAAATTCCAAAGACTATCAAAATCTCGGACAAAAACCTCCATTATGGCAAAATGTGATGCAATCATTGTTATTTGGGATCTCACACACAAGTCTCACTTCATTTGAGAGAGATACACATCTGGATAATCTGGAGATATTTGCAGATCCTCTCCTTGAGAAGGTGTTTTTTACTCTCGGTGATAATATCCTGCGTCATAGCAAAAAAGCAACGCGGTTTTCATGTAGATATACTAAGAACGACAAAGGAGTTGAGATTATATTTGAGGATAATGGAATCGGGATTTCAGATGAAATCCGTCCCTATCTTTTCAACTACATGGGTAAAGACAGATATCAACTCGGATTATTCCTGGTACGAGAGATCCTTGCAATAACAAATATTACCATTCGTGAAACCGGAACATATGGAGAAGGAGCACAGTTTACCATTTTCGTTCCCTCTGGAAATTACCGGTTTAATACCTCTACCGACACTAAATAA
- a CDS encoding UbiA family prenyltransferase produces the protein MSSSPGVKIRACLDLIRMDLAVGAGLFLISGEIIATGELLPIPGMILGFLTLFFISGSANISNDYFDREVDQINLSTRPLPSGRISIRELWALFSLFTILGFITAALLGTLVLLIVFVLWGVALLYNVKLKESGFFGNLSVAFCLGMIFILGGILADTLNGALIAFALLAFFFDLGEEIACDALDMAGDEVRSTRSIAKQMGTDRAMMVSGGMFGIFILISFVPFLMSWFTFDYLLFALVLDLWVIRCVQKLMGSQSIADSREQVRSLYLSWGLFVFVFAFSRLVI, from the coding sequence ATGAGTTCATCTCCGGGTGTGAAGATTCGTGCCTGTTTGGATCTGATCAGGATGGACCTTGCAGTAGGGGCAGGACTGTTTCTCATATCCGGTGAGATCATTGCTACCGGAGAACTGCTTCCTATTCCCGGGATGATACTCGGTTTCCTGACCTTATTTTTTATATCAGGATCTGCCAATATATCGAATGATTACTTTGATCGAGAGGTAGATCAAATCAATCTCTCAACCCGTCCGCTTCCTTCCGGTCGGATATCAATCAGAGAACTATGGGCCTTATTCTCTCTGTTTACAATTCTCGGATTTATTACGGCTGCGTTGTTAGGCACATTGGTTTTGTTGATTGTATTCGTGCTCTGGGGTGTAGCACTCCTCTACAATGTTAAACTTAAGGAGTCAGGGTTTTTTGGCAATCTGTCTGTGGCATTTTGCCTTGGAATGATCTTTATTCTTGGAGGAATTCTCGCTGACACCCTGAATGGGGCCCTGATTGCCTTTGCACTCCTGGCTTTTTTCTTTGATCTGGGTGAGGAGATCGCCTGTGATGCCCTGGACATGGCCGGTGATGAGGTGAGATCCACGAGGAGTATTGCCAAACAGATGGGAACAGACCGGGCAATGATGGTGTCAGGGGGAATGTTTGGGATTTTTATTCTGATTTCGTTCGTGCCGTTTCTGATGAGTTGGTTTACGTTCGATTATCTGTTGTTTGCATTGGTGTTAGATCTCTGGGTTATCCGGTGTGTCCAGAAACTTATGGGAAGTCAGAGTATTGCAGATAGCCGGGAACAGGTCCGGTCTTTGTATCTCAGTTGGGGATTATTTGTGTTCGTGTTTGCATTCAGCAGATTGGTAATCTGA
- a CDS encoding winged helix-turn-helix transcriptional regulator — protein MRIVLILLLFLICLPAQVMATRYQVSSAYDDLPDGQSTYPSRVDLIELPLWLLLSQIVIFNPFFLLLKAILALGYRRIDQNTLFDSPPRKEIYDFIKTHPGIHLRGIASGLGMELGTVRHHLDQLTRYGKISKEQDDGFCRYYQLGYSHEEKQMMNAAASPACKEIVAMLCKKQGLTRLEIGCRLEISAQAAGWHLSRLLRGGVITVERTGKTLRYHLNDAASLQGSR, from the coding sequence ATGAGAATTGTATTGATACTGCTTCTTTTTTTGATCTGTCTTCCGGCCCAGGTTATGGCAACCAGATATCAGGTTAGCAGTGCGTATGATGATCTCCCTGACGGTCAGTCAACCTATCCTTCGCGGGTCGATCTGATTGAACTTCCATTATGGCTGTTATTATCGCAGATAGTGATTTTCAATCCATTTTTTCTCCTCCTCAAGGCGATCCTTGCCCTCGGATACCGACGGATTGACCAGAACACCCTCTTTGACTCTCCCCCACGCAAAGAGATCTATGACTTTATTAAAACCCATCCGGGAATTCATCTTCGGGGAATTGCATCAGGTCTCGGGATGGAACTCGGAACCGTCAGGCATCACCTGGATCAGCTTACCAGATACGGGAAGATATCAAAAGAACAGGATGATGGGTTTTGCAGGTATTATCAGTTGGGTTATTCTCACGAAGAAAAACAGATGATGAATGCGGCTGCATCTCCTGCCTGCAAGGAGATTGTTGCTATGCTCTGTAAAAAACAGGGTCTTACCCGTCTTGAGATCGGATGCAGGCTTGAAATTTCAGCACAGGCAGCAGGGTGGCATCTCTCACGTCTTCTCAGGGGAGGAGTTATCACGGTTGAGCGGACCGGAAAAACACTTCGGTATCACCTGAACGATGCAGCATCCCTCCAGGGATCCCGGTAA